From one Lycium ferocissimum isolate CSIRO_LF1 chromosome 5, AGI_CSIRO_Lferr_CH_V1, whole genome shotgun sequence genomic stretch:
- the LOC132056120 gene encoding phytochrome-associated serine/threonine-protein phosphatase 3, with protein MDLDQWITKVKEGQHLAEDQLQLLCEYVKEILIEESNVQPVNSPVTVCGDIHGQFHDLMKLFQTGGHVPDTNYIFMGDFVDRGYNSLEVFTILLLLKARYPANITLLRGNHESRQLTQVYGFYDECQRKYGNANAWRYCTDVFDYLTLSAIIDGTVLCVHGGLSPDVRTIDQIRVIERNCEIPHEGPFCDLMWSDPEDIETWAVSPRGAGWLFGSRVTSEFNHINKLDLVCRAHQLVQEGLKYMFQDKGLVTVWSAPNYCYRCGNVASILSFNENMEREVKFFSETEENNQMRGPRTGVPYFL; from the exons ATGGATTTGGATCAGTGGATAACGAAGGTGAAAGAGGGGCAACACTTGGCTGAGGATCAGCTTCAGCTCCTTTGTGAATAT GTTAAGGAAATCCTGATAGAGGAGTCAAATGTGCAGCCCGTTAATAGTCCAGTTACTGTTTGTGGAGACATCCATGGCCAGTTTCATGACCTAATGAAACTCTTCCAGACTGGAGGTCATGTACCTGACACGAATTACATTTTCATG GGAGATTTTGTTGACCGTGGATACAATAGTCTAGAAGTTTTTACAATTTTGTTGCTCCTTAAAGCAAG ATACCCAGCCAACATTACTCTGTTACGTGGAAATCACGAGAGCAGGCAACTAACACAG GtctatggattctatgatgaatgCCAACGGAAGTATGGAAATGCGAATGCTTGGCGGTACTGCACTGATGTTTTTGACTATCTTACTCTCTCGGCAATAATAGACGGAACA GTATTATGTGTCCATGGTGGACTTTCTCCTGATGTTAGAACTATTGATCAG ATCAGAGTCATTGAACGTAATTGTGAAATTCCCCATGAAGGGCCTTTCTGCGACCTTATGTGGAGTGACCCAGAAGATATTGAAACGTGGGCAGTAAGTCCTCGAGGAGCAGGTTGGCTTTTTGGATCCAGGGTTACCTCTGAG TTTAATCACATTAATAAACTAGATCTAGTTTGCCGGGCTCACCAGCTTGTCCAGGAAGGTTTGAAGTACATGTTTCAGGATAAAGGACTGGTGACA GTGTGGTCTGCTCCCAACTACTGTTACCGATGTGGAAATGTTGCTTCAATATTGAGCTTCAATGAGAATATG GAGAGAGAGGTAAAGTTCTTCTCTGAAACTGAAGAAAACAATCAGATGAGAGGGCCCAGGACAGGAGTGCCCTATTTCTTATGA